One window of the Nicotiana tabacum cultivar K326 chromosome 4, ASM71507v2, whole genome shotgun sequence genome contains the following:
- the LOC142179874 gene encoding uncharacterized protein LOC142179874, whose protein sequence is MAEATIPYTHPLYLGPSDTPGVILIHVKLTGSESYSLWSRTIKIALLGKRKLGLVTGTCTKETFTAELNEQWETCNAIVLSWLMNIISTELLSGIAYTSNAHLVWEELRERFDKVNRMRIFQLHRAIANLT, encoded by the coding sequence ATGGCGGAAGCTACAATTCCGTATACTCATCCTCTATACCTTGGGCCATCGGATACTCCTGGAGTTATTCTGATTCATGTGAAGCTTACAGGATCAGAAAGTTACAGTTTATGGAGTAGGACGATAAAAATTGCTCTTCTAGGAAAGAGGAAGTTAGGGCTTGTGACTGGGACTTGTACAAAGGAGACATTCACAGCTGAATTGAATGAGCAATGGGAAACTTGTAATGCCATTGTCTTATCGTGGCTCATGAATATAATTTCCACTGAACTTTTAAGTGGAATTGCATATACTTCGAATGCACACCTTGTTTGGGAAGAACTGAGGGAAAGATTTGATAAGGTGAATCGAATGCGCATTTTCCAATTGCACAGAGCCATTGCCAATTTGACATAA